A single Phytohabitans houttuyneae DNA region contains:
- a CDS encoding SAM-dependent methyltransferase, producing MTAQQAVPSAGEVADYYSALGPLLRMAWGDNFHIGYWDGPQDRRSPQEAADHFTDLLIERLGVGPGDRVLDVGCGIGEPARRVATVTGAHVLGITISRQQVEQATELTAAAGLSGTVRFEYADGMAMPYPDGSYDAILSFESINHMDRAKALREFHRVLRPGGRLVLTDVTPIDDSYRDEEVGDVVSTLVSFARYPELVAGSGLVADELTDVTEQTKPTLPKLLDRIISVRKEFEATHGVTVQQVLDAAKDALPAVPGFGCLILVAHKP from the coding sequence ATGACAGCCCAGCAAGCCGTGCCGTCGGCCGGCGAGGTCGCCGACTACTACAGCGCCCTGGGCCCGCTGCTGCGGATGGCCTGGGGTGACAACTTCCACATCGGGTACTGGGACGGCCCGCAGGACCGGCGCAGCCCGCAGGAGGCCGCCGACCACTTCACCGACCTGCTCATCGAGCGGCTCGGCGTGGGACCGGGCGACCGGGTGCTGGACGTCGGCTGCGGCATCGGCGAGCCGGCGCGCCGGGTGGCCACGGTGACCGGCGCCCACGTGCTCGGCATCACCATCAGCCGCCAGCAGGTCGAGCAGGCCACCGAGCTGACCGCCGCGGCCGGGCTCTCCGGGACGGTGCGCTTCGAGTACGCCGACGGGATGGCGATGCCGTACCCGGACGGCTCCTACGACGCGATCCTGTCCTTCGAGTCCATCAACCACATGGACCGGGCGAAGGCGTTGCGCGAGTTTCACCGGGTGCTGCGGCCGGGCGGGCGGCTGGTGCTCACCGACGTCACCCCGATCGACGACTCGTACCGGGACGAGGAGGTCGGTGACGTCGTCAGCACGCTGGTCAGCTTCGCCCGCTACCCGGAGCTGGTGGCCGGCTCCGGCCTGGTCGCCGACGAGCTGACCGACGTCACGGAGCAGACCAAGCCGACCCTGCCGAAGCTGCTGGACCGGATCATCAGCGTACGCAAGGAGTTCGAGGCGACCCACGGTGTCACCGTGCAGCAGGTGCTGGACGCGGCGAAGGACGCGCTGCCCGCGGTGCCCGGCTTCGGCTGCTTGATCCTGGTCGCGCACAAGCCCTGA
- a CDS encoding NAD(P)/FAD-dependent oxidoreductase — MSPEFDVAVVGGGPAGSCVAAYLAQAGLSVAVFESETFPRPHVGESLVPATTRVLREIGAIDKIDKAGFPRKYGAAWTSADSRNIVTNDFSKLAHEFGAAEILFSERDQPGVDRDYTYHVDRGRFDQILLEHAESLGARVSQGTRVLRADFDDPSRVVVTCRGGAGEFTASARMLVDASGRQTMLGRQLRVKVPDPVFDQYAIHTWFEGLDRSAMTTNPAKADYIYIHFLPIKDTWVWQIPISDTVTSVGVVTQKHRFAAANTDRDAFFWDFLASRPELREALGRATQLRPFTVEADYSYAMRRITGDRFVMIGDAARFVDPIFSSGVSVAMASARFSSRDIIAAHEAGDFSRARFATFERTIRNGVRNWYEFISIYYRLNILFTAFVQDSRSRLDVVRLLQGDLYDEEEPKVLRTMRETVADVENDPTHLWHPYLGTLRAPTAAPMF, encoded by the coding sequence ATGTCCCCAGAGTTCGACGTCGCCGTCGTCGGCGGTGGCCCGGCCGGCTCGTGCGTGGCGGCGTACCTCGCCCAGGCGGGGCTCTCCGTCGCGGTGTTCGAGAGCGAGACCTTCCCCAGGCCGCACGTCGGCGAGTCACTCGTACCCGCCACCACCCGGGTACTGCGGGAGATCGGCGCCATTGACAAGATCGACAAGGCCGGCTTCCCGCGCAAGTACGGCGCCGCGTGGACGTCCGCCGACTCCCGCAACATCGTCACCAACGACTTCAGCAAGCTGGCGCACGAGTTCGGCGCGGCGGAGATCCTTTTCAGCGAGCGGGACCAGCCGGGCGTCGACCGGGACTACACCTACCACGTGGACCGCGGCCGCTTCGACCAGATCCTGCTGGAGCACGCGGAGAGCCTTGGCGCCCGGGTGTCCCAGGGCACCCGCGTGCTGCGCGCCGATTTCGACGACCCGAGCCGCGTCGTGGTCACCTGCCGCGGCGGCGCCGGCGAGTTCACCGCCTCGGCGCGGATGCTCGTCGACGCGTCCGGCCGGCAGACGATGCTCGGCCGTCAGCTGCGGGTGAAGGTGCCCGACCCGGTCTTCGACCAGTACGCCATCCACACCTGGTTCGAAGGGCTGGACCGGTCCGCGATGACCACCAACCCCGCGAAGGCGGACTACATCTACATCCATTTCCTGCCCATCAAGGACACCTGGGTGTGGCAGATCCCGATCAGTGACACCGTCACGAGCGTGGGCGTGGTGACCCAGAAACACCGGTTCGCCGCCGCGAACACCGACCGCGACGCGTTCTTCTGGGATTTCCTGGCCAGCCGCCCGGAGCTCCGCGAGGCACTGGGGCGGGCGACGCAGCTACGACCGTTCACGGTGGAGGCCGACTACAGCTACGCGATGCGGCGGATCACCGGCGACCGGTTCGTGATGATCGGTGACGCGGCCCGCTTCGTCGACCCCATCTTCTCCAGCGGCGTGAGCGTGGCGATGGCCAGCGCCCGCTTCTCCAGCCGGGACATCATCGCCGCGCACGAGGCCGGCGACTTCTCCCGGGCGCGGTTCGCCACGTTCGAGCGGACCATCCGCAACGGCGTGCGCAACTGGTACGAGTTCATCTCCATCTACTACCGGCTCAACATCCTGTTCACCGCGTTCGTACAGGACTCGCGCTCGCGGCTGGACGTGGTCCGGCTGCTGCAGGGCGACCTGTACGACGAGGAGGAGCCGAAGGTCCTGCGCACGATGCGGGAGACCGTGGCGGACGTGGAGAACGACCCGACCCACCTGTGGCACCCGTACCTCGGCACGCTGCGCGCACCCACCGCGGCGCCGATGTTCTAG
- a CDS encoding alpha/beta fold hydrolase produces the protein MAATDLTVTGPGGVRLRVRHWPASGGVPFVLVHGLASNALMWDEVGSRLAAAGHPAYAPDARGHGASDDPPTGYDSATFAADLAAVHEQLGITRAVLAGHSWGGNVAVRFTAEHPARVAALALVDGGWIDPSAAFDSWEQCAQVMAAPRLASITVDTLRSYLRLSHPDWSAGAIEAAMENFTVSAGGAVTSRLTDERRMSIVRSMWEESPALWHPAVAVPVLLLPVLPDTGMPRRAADIRDWMIKITNAMPDATVAVREYVDADHDLPAQQPARLTSDLIDLARLAS, from the coding sequence ATGGCCGCCACGGACCTGACCGTGACCGGACCCGGCGGAGTCCGGCTGCGCGTGCGGCACTGGCCGGCCAGCGGCGGCGTGCCGTTCGTGCTGGTGCACGGCCTGGCCTCGAACGCCCTGATGTGGGACGAGGTCGGCAGCCGCCTCGCCGCTGCCGGCCACCCGGCGTACGCGCCCGACGCGCGCGGCCACGGCGCCTCCGACGACCCGCCCACCGGCTACGACTCGGCCACCTTCGCCGCCGACCTGGCCGCCGTACACGAGCAGCTCGGCATCACACGCGCGGTGCTCGCCGGACACTCGTGGGGTGGCAACGTCGCGGTCCGGTTCACCGCCGAGCACCCCGCGCGGGTGGCAGCACTGGCCCTTGTGGACGGTGGCTGGATCGACCCGTCTGCGGCCTTCGACTCCTGGGAGCAATGCGCCCAGGTGATGGCCGCACCCCGCCTGGCCAGCATCACCGTCGACACCCTCAGGTCCTACCTTCGCCTGAGTCACCCGGACTGGTCCGCGGGCGCGATCGAGGCGGCGATGGAAAACTTCACCGTCTCCGCAGGCGGCGCCGTCACCTCCCGCCTCACGGACGAGCGGCGGATGTCCATCGTGCGCAGCATGTGGGAGGAGTCGCCGGCCCTGTGGCACCCCGCGGTCGCGGTGCCGGTGCTGCTGCTGCCGGTCCTGCCGGACACCGGCATGCCGAGGCGGGCCGCCGACATCCGGGACTGGATGATCAAGATCACGAACGCGATGCCGGACGCCACGGTCGCCGTTCGCGAGTACGTCGACGCCGACCACGACCTGCCCGCACAGCAGCCGGCACGGCTGACCAGCGACCTGATCGACCTCGCCCGGCTGGCCAGCTGA
- a CDS encoding acyl carrier protein codes for MIVADVSARITAFIRERFLDGDPQGELRPDTPLVEWGVLTSMNTAILLIFIREELGTQVPARYVNARNFQNVDTISALVDELSRGQQPTPAGTE; via the coding sequence ATGATCGTTGCCGATGTGTCCGCCCGGATCACCGCGTTCATCCGGGAACGGTTCCTCGACGGCGACCCGCAAGGCGAGCTGCGGCCGGACACTCCGCTGGTGGAGTGGGGAGTGCTGACCTCCATGAACACCGCGATCCTGCTGATCTTCATCCGGGAGGAGCTCGGCACCCAGGTGCCCGCCCGGTACGTCAACGCCCGGAACTTCCAGAACGTCGACACCATCAGCGCGCTCGTCGACGAGCTGTCGCGAGGCCAGCAGCCGACCCCCGCCGGAACGGAGTGA